The Polynucleobacter sp. HIN7 genomic interval GCAAGCCTTTATCAATATGGGTGTGAACCTAGGTCTTCTGCCGACGAAGGGCTTGACTCTGCCGCTCGTGAGTTACGGCGGCTCAGCTATTTTGATGAATATGGTGGCTTTCGCGGTCTTATTAAAGATTGATTATGAGAACCGAATCTTGATGCGCGGAGGCAAGCTATGACCATGGCTGGGCGCTCTATCTTGGTCATGGCTGGCGGTACTGGCGGTCATATCTTCCCAGGCTTGGCCGTTGCAGAATGTCTGCGCAAACAGGGTTGGTCTGTATGGTGGATGGGAAATCCCAGCGGCATGGAATATCGCTTAGTGCCGGCAAAAGGATTTATTTTTGAGGACGTGCAATTTGGTGGCTTACGGGGCAAGGGAATACTGACAAAGTTACTAATGCCATTTCGGTTAGTTCGCGCCATGATGCAAAGCTGGAAAATTTTGCGTCGTTTGAAGCCAAGCGTGGTGTTAGGTATGGGAGGTTACATCACCTTCCCAGGGGGCTTAGTGAGCTACCTCATGGGCCGGCCTTTGGTGCTACATGAGGCGAACTCGGTTGCTGGAAGTGCTAATCGAGTATTGGCGCGTTTTGCGACGCGAGTCCTTACTGGATTTCCGCACACACTCGAACATGGCCAGTGGGTGGGTAATCCCATTCGTGAGAGCGTTGAGGGGCTGGGCGATTGCAAGACACGCTATGCAATGCGTCAGGGCCCGCTGCATTTACTGGTAGTTGGTGGAAGTTTGGGGGCTGCTGCACTCAATGCAGTGGTTCCAGAGGCTTTAGCTCTATTACCAGCCGATCAGCGCCCAAACGTGATGCATCAGACTGGTGAGCAGCATTTGGAGGCAGTGACAAAAAAATATCAACAATTGGACGTTCATGCTGAGCTAAAGCCATTCATTGAGGACATGGCTGCAGCGTATGCTCATGCTGATTTAGTGATTTGCCGTGCTGGAGCAATGACCGTGTCTGAGATCTCGGCCGCTGGGGTTGCTGCTTGTTTTGTGCCATTTCCATACGCAATTGATGATCACCAGACCGCTAATGCGCGTTTTCTGTCCGATGCAAAGGCTGCAATATTGATGCCTCAAGCGGAGTTGGATGCAGCTGCGTTGGCAAACTTAATTTTAGGATTGCGGCGCGAGGATTTAGCCGAAATCGCTGTGAAAGCGCAGGCGCTTGCAAAGTTTCGTGCGACCGAGGAAGTTGCCTCAATTTGTAAAGAGTGCGCGCGATGAAGCATATCGTACAGCACATTCATTTTGTAGGAATTGGTGGCGCCGGCATGTGCGGCATTGCTGAAGTACTCCTCAATTTAGGCTATCGCGTTTCGGGATCAGATTTAGCGGAGTCTGCAGTTACGAAGCGACTAGTAGCCTTAGGGGCACAAATTGCAATTGGGCACGATGCAAAGAATATCGGTGATGCCGAAGCAGTGGTAATTTCGTCGGCGGTCACTGGAAATAATCCGGAAGTACTTGCTGCCAGAGCCAATCGAATTCCAGTGATCCAGCGTGCCGTCATGCTTGGTGAGTTAATGCGCTTAAAGCAGGGAATCGCAATTGCTGGCACGCACGGCAAAACGACGACGACAAGTTTAGTTGCCTCCGTGCTTGCAGAGGGTGGTTTGGATCCAACCTTCGTGATTGGTGGAAAGCTCAATTCAGCCGGTGTGAATGCACGCTTAGGGCAAGGCGAATTTATTGTGGTTGAGGCTGACGAATCGGATGCTTCGTTCTTGCAGCTCTATCCGGCCATGGAAGTAATCACCAATATTGATGCGGATCACATGGATACCTATCAGCATGATATGGCCCGCTTAAAGCAAACCTTTGTGCAATTTACGCAGCGCATGCCATTCTATGGAATTGCGGTTCTTTGTATTGAAGATAGCAATGTTCGGGATATTCTGCCGTTTGTTTCGCAACCAATCTTACGCTACGGATTTTCTGAAGATGCTGAGATTCGCGCAACCGATATCAAAGCTGTTGGCACGCAAATGCACTTTACGGTTCATCGTCGCGCAATTCGCCGGCATGGTCCTAGACCTGGCCCATTAAAAATCATTCTTAATTTACCTGGTCAGCACAATGTACTCAATGCATTAGCAGCGATTGGGATTGCAACTGAACTGGGCGTGAGCGATGCGGCAATTACAAATGCCTTAGAGAAATTTAGTGGTGTCGGACGTCGTTTCCAACACTATGGCGATATTGCCTTAGCGGGTGGTGGAACATTTACCTTGATTGATGATTATGGTCATCATCCCGTTGAAATGAATGCAACCTTAGCGGCTGCACGTGGCGCGTATCCAGATCGGCGTTTGGTTTTGGCATTCCAGCCCCACCGATTTACGCGTACTCGCGATTGCTTTGGTGAATTTGTCAATGTATTGCGCCAGTTTGATGCCGTAGTCCTCACTAATGTTTATCCGGCCGGTGAGGCGCGCATTGCAGGCGCCGATAGTAAAAGCTTGATGAAGGCACTAGGTAAATCGACCCCAGTCCAAGTGGTTGAGGATCTTCAGGAGATCCCTACCGCATTAAGTGGACTTCTCCAAGACGGTGATGTCTTGATTACGATGGGCGCTGGCTCTATTTCCAAGTTACCCCAGATGCTCGTGGAGAATAGCCATGGCTAATCTCCAAACGATCCATCCTTGGGGTCAGCAGGTTGCTGCGCAACTCGCTCAGTTGAGCCCCAAACAATTTGGGCGCGTTGGTGTATTAATGGGTGGACGTTCTGCCGAACGTGAGATCTCACTCTTGTCGGGTCAAGGAGTGCTGAGTGCGCTTTTAGAAAAGGGTATTGATGCACACGCCTTTGATCCAGGCGTGCGCAGTCCAGTTGAGATTGCTAAGGAACAATTTGATCGTGTATTTATTACACTGCATGGCCGCTATGGTGAAGATGGAACGATCCAAGGTCTTCTTGAGTTACTTAATATTCCGTATACGGGTAGTGGTGTTTTGGCCTCGGCCTTATCGATTGATAAGGTGGTGACCAAGCAAGTCTGGCAGAGTCATCACTTATCAACACCACGCTATGAGGTCTTAACGGACGATAGCAATTGGGATCGTATTGCACATCATTTAGGACTGCCTTTGGTTGTGAAGCCAGCACATGAAGGATCCTCATTGGGTTTAAGTAAGGTGCGACGCCTTGAGGAACTTCCAGCCGCTTATAAGTTGGCAGCCAAATTAGATCGACGGGTTTTGGCAGAAGCCTGCATCGTTGGTCCAGAGCTCACCTGTCCGATTGTAGGTCAGGGCGCTACTGCCCAAGCACTGCCACTCATCCAAATCATTCCTCCAGAAGCTGGTTATGACTTTCATCACAAATACTTTTCAGATGAGACTCAATATCGCTGTCCTCCAGGACTTGATCCAGAGCTTGAGCGCCAGATTCAGGAGCTTGCAGTATCAGCCTATCGAGCGCTGGGTTGCCGAATGTGGGGTCGCGCAGACGTCATGCTCGATGCGGCCAATCAGAATAAGCCCTATTTACTGGAGATGAACACATCGCCAGGAATGACCTCGCATTCATTGGTACCAATGGCTGCTAAAGCAGCCGGCGTCCCCTATGCTGATCTGGTGATGTGGATCCTAAGCCAGACCTTGGAAGGTACGTTTTCTTCACCAGAGGTTCACCAGTCATGACAGCGATACAACGGATCTCGGACGCAATCAATTTTGTGATCGCACCGGTTTGGAATCATGCGCAGCGCATGCAAGAAATTACGCGTTGGTTGATGCGTTTTTTTATTTTGGCTGTTGTCCTATCCATCTTTATTTGGCTCAGTCATCAGCCGGTATTTACCTTAAAGCATTTACAGATTGAGTCTGCTGGTCATCAGGACTTAAGGCATGTGCATCTTCCTGCAGTTCGAGCTCAGGTTTTGGATAAAGTTCAGGGTAATTTTTTCAGTGTTCGTTTGCAAGATGTGAAGGATGCCTTCGAAGCACTACCTTGGGTGCGCCATGCGAGTGTGCGTCGCGCCTGGCCCAATGGATTGATTGTGAGCATTGAAGAGCAAAAACCCCTAGGAGTTTGGGGCAAGGCTGATCAACAAAAGTTACTCAATGTTTATGGCGAAGTATTTGATGGCTCAGTTGCGGAGCTTGATGAAAACAGCCCCCTGATTGAATTTAGTGGACCAGATGGATCAAGCAAAGAAGTACTACGTCTTTATCAAAAAGCCAGTACTTGGTTTAAACCGTGGGATGCTGAGGTTAAATCACTCACGCTATCGGATCGTTATGCGTGGCACATCAAGTTGAGCAATGGTGTGCGTATTGAGTTTGGGCGCGAAGAGGAGCAGGCCAAAGGCGCTCTAGATCAACGCGTTGCACAGCTTTTGCAATATTGGCCACAGGTTCAACAAAAATGGCCCAATCGGGTTGACGCAGTCGATCTGCGCTATCCCAATGGGTTTGCTGTGCATATTGTGGGAGCGCCAACTAAACCAAGTGCACCCGCTATCAAAGTTGAAATACCGAAGGCGTATCAAATCGCTATTTTGAGTCATGACGAGCAACGCATCGAGGAATGGAAATGAGTAAAGACAGCCGCGATTTATTGGTTGGATTAGATATTGGTACATCAAAAGTGGTGGCTTTGGTCGCAGAGCTCAGCCCCGATGGCCAATTTAATGTCTTGGGTTTAGGGCAAACCTCCTCGAAAGGTTTAAAGAAAGGCGTAGTAGTCAATATTGAAGCCACTGTCCAGTCGATTCAGAAGGCGCTCGAGGAAGCCGAGTTAATGTCGGATCGTCGCATCGCTCAGGTTTACACCGGTATCGCTGGTAATCATATTGTGAGTTTTAACTCGAGCGGTATGGTGGCGATTCGGGACAAAGAGGTTGGCGCCGGAGATGTTGAGCGTGTTTTAGAAACGGCTAAAGCAATCAATATTCCCACCGATCAACAAATTCTTCATATTTTGATTCAGGAATTCATCATCGATGGTCAAGAGGATGTGCGTGAGCCGATTGGGATGAGTGGTATTCGTTTAGAGGTCAAGGTGCATATCGTGACTGGAGCAGTAAGTGCGGCACAAAATATTGTGAAGTGTGTCCGACGCTGTGGGCTAGAAGTGAATGATTTAATTTTGCAACCACTCGCTTCAAGTCTAGCGGTTCTAACTGAAGACGAGAGGGAGTTAGGCATTGTATTAATTGATATTGGTGGCGGCACAACCGATATTGCCATTTATAGCCAAGGATCGATTCGTCATACCGCAGTGATTCCGATTGCTGGTGATCAGATCACCAATGACATCGCGATGGCCTTACGAACCCCAACAGTTGAGGCAGAGGATTTGAAGATTCATCATGGGGTTGCCAAACAGGATATGGCCGACCCCAATGCCATGATCGATGTTCCTGGCGTGGGGGATCGTGAGCCCCGCCCAATGTCCAAACAAGCGCTTGCGGCAGTGATTGAGCCACGGGTTGAGGAACTCTTTACTTTAGTTCGCAACATTGTCCGTGAGTCGGGCTATGAAGACATGGTCTCTTCTGGAATCGTGTTGACTGGTGGCACCGCCATGATGCCGGGCATGGTTGAGTTGGCAGAGCAGGTTTTCTTAAAGCCTGCGCGCATTGGCACGCCTGAGTATCGCGGTCACTTACATGAAGTATTGAGAAGTCCACGGTACTCCACCGGTCTTGGTTTGCTCATGGAAGGGCAGGCACAAATGATGCGTGGTCGCAGAGCAATTCAGGGCGGCAGTTTACAAGGCGTGGTTGCACGCATGAAGGAATGGTTTACAGGAAATTTTTGATTTTTTTCGTCGTCGTCAATCGGTGATCCATGGTGGAAAGCCGATCTTATTAAGGAGGGTGTTATGGAATTTGAAATGGTAGAACAAGAAACAGCTGGCAAGACCATCATTAAGGTGGTTGGTGTCGGAGGCGCTGGCGGCAATGCTGTCCAGCACATGATTCGTCGCAATGTCAACGGCGTGGAGTTTATTTGCATGAATACCGATGCAGGTGCCTTGCAGCGGTCGCAAGCAAGCTTAAACCTACAACTGGGCGAAACTGGCTTGGGCGCTGGCGCGAAGCCAGAGGTGGGCGCGGCATCTGCCGAGCAAGCTCGCTCGCGTATTGCTGATGCATTGCAAGGCGCACATATGGTGTTCATTACCGCGGGGATGGGCGGCGGTACCGGAACTGGGGCGGCCCCAGTGGTTGCTCAAGTTGCTAAAGAAATGGGCATCTTAACGGTTGGCGTGATTAGTAAGCCGTTTGACTTTGAGGGTGTGAAGCGCTTAAAAGTGGCAGAGATGGGTGCGCAAGAGTTGGAAAAGCATGTTGACTCATTAATCGTCGTTTTAAATGAAAAGCTCTTTGAGGTGATGGGTGAAGATGCAGAATTTGATAAAGCCTTTGCTTGTGCAGACGATGTATTGCATAACGCGGTATCTGGTATTGCCGAAATCATTAATGAGCAGGGCTTAATCAACGTCGACTTTGAAGATGTCAAGACTGTCATGAGTGAGCAGGGTAAAGCCATGATGGGAACGGCGACAGTTTCTGGAATGGATCGGGCGCGTTTGGCGGCAGAGGCAGCCGTTGCATCGCCACTGCTGGAGGGCGTTGATTTATCTGGCGCACGCGGTGTATTGGTCAATATCACTGCCAGTCGTTCATTGAAGTTATCCGAGACCCGTGAGGTGATGGCTGCGATTCGTGGGTATGCCGCTGAAGATGCTACGGTCATTTTTGGAACGGTGTATGACGATAGCTTGGGCGATGCCCTACGAGTAACCGTAGTGGCCACTGGACTCAATGGTTCCCAATCCCTGCAAAAGGATCAACCCCAGTTAATCTGGCGAGCTGCAACCGGTACGAATGATGCAAGTCCAACCATGACCACCTTGGGTGATTTTGCTCCAACCAGTCCAGCTGCTGCGATGAGCCGCAATGTGACCCAAGCATCGAGTGCTATGGGCTCAGCCACGGCTGCCCCAGTGAATCCTGCGGTCGATTATGGTCAGTTTGATGTTCCAAAGGTATTTCGTAATTCTCGAGAGTCTGTACCTCCAAGCCTTGGTGCCGATAGTTCGCCACAAGCGAAGGCCATGCTCGAGAAAGGGGCGGATTACTATGAGATACCTGCCTTTTTAAGGAAGCAAGCAGACTAATAAATAAACCATACAATAGTGGGTTCGAGGATTGCTAATTCAGTCGCCCCTCCGGACGACGAATCCAGCGCCTGCGTTAGCACCCCAAACCACTATTGATATGGAGATCACATGATTGCTGTAGGACAAAAATTACCAAACGCTACCCTCTACGAGTTTTTTGATGAAGAGCGCGATGGCTGTTCCTTGGGCCCAAATGCATTTGAAGTTGACAAATTAACCGCTGGCAAAAAAATTGTTATTTTTGCTTTGCCTGGCGCATTTACACCAACCTGCTCAGCCAAGCATGTTCCAGGATTTGTGGAGCATTTTGATGCGATTAAAGCAAAAGGTGTTGATGAGATTTGGTGTGTTTCTGTCAATGACCCATTTGTGATGGGCGCATGGGGCCGGGATTTAAAGGTTGGCAAGAAAGTACGTATGTTGGGTGACGGTAGTGCTGAGTTCACCAAAAAGTTAGGCATGGAATTTGATCTAACCGCGCGTGGTCTTGGTGTTCGCTCACAACGCTATGCCATGATCGTGGATAACGGCGTTGTGAAGCATTTAGCACTCGAGGCACCTGGTAAGTTTGAAGTCAGTGATGCCGCAAATACCTTAAAGCATCTTTAATTGATATTGTGTAGGCCATGGTGCTCAAGCAAAAAACTTTAGCGCAGCCGATCAAAACGGTCGGCATTGGCCTGCATTCTGGTCGTAAATCAACGCTAACCATTAAACCCGCACCGATTGATTTTGGTATTCAGTTCGTGCGGGTTGATATGCCTAACGCAGTTCCTATCCCAGCTCATGCATTGGCTGTCTGTGATACCCGCTTAGCCTCGGTGATACAGAGTCAAGGGGTCAAGGTTTCTACGGTTGAGCATTTACTATCAGCCTGTTCGGGTTTGGGATTGGATAATTTATTGATTGAGGTCGATGCGGAAGAAGTGCCGATCATGGACGGTAGTGCGGCCTCTTTTCTTTTTCTGATTGAGTCAGCTGGTACCGTTGAACAAGAGGCCCCACGCAAATTTATGGTGATTCAAAAAGCGGTGGAAGTGCGTGAAGGCAATAAATTAGCACGCCTAGAGCCACATTTTGGATTCAAGTTGGATTTCACGATTGACTTTAAGCACCCAGCAGTTGATAAAACGGGGCAGCGTTTTGTGGTCGATTTTGCTGAGCATGCTTATCGTAGTGAGATTGGTCGTGCTCGCACCTTTGGATTTGCGCATGAGGTGGAAGCCTTGCGTGAGATTGGTTTAGCTCGTGGTGGCAGTTTAGATAATGCGATTGTGCTTGATGAGCATCGCATCTTAAATAACGAAGAGTTACGTTATGACGATGAGTTTGTGCGTCATAAAATTTTGGACGCGATCGGAGATCTTTATTTGGCCGGTCACCCTATTGTCGGAGCGTACACCGCAGAAAAGTCAGGCCATGCACTTAATAACGCACTATTACGAAAGCTCTTAGACGACCCAAGTTCGTATTCGATCGAAACCTTTGATAGGGCTAGTGCCCCTGCGGCCTATCTGCAAACCCCCGAAAGCATCAACGCCTAGATTTTCTGTTTCTCAATAATCGTTCGATTGATTGCCGCAGAGATGACTGTGGAGATAGTTGTTGATAAAGCCCTTCCCAAGCACTTTGAGCTGCTGGGGTAAATTCAGGTGGATTTTCATTTACTCGATTACTTCTTACCGTTAATGGTTTCGGTTTTACCTTCACCCGAACTTGATGAATCACCCATTGATATTGCCCAAGTTCTTTGGCAATACTGGGAGCAATTTGTTGTAAGCGGGTGCCAATCGTGGCATTTGGTACCACTAAAACTAGCTCACTAGGGCGATCAGGACGCCATTCAACCTGTAGGGATTGGCCAATAGATGCAAAACCCAGAGAATCCACGGCGCTTTGAGCGGCATGGGTTAGGGCATCATGCTTTTTAGCCCGCTCCAGAAGCGGTTTGAAGCCTTGCTCATGGGCTAGGCAATCCTGCCATGGCTGGGCTAACTTAACTAGAGGCTTATTCATCAAAGAGGGGCTCGCGGGTGATAAACTCAATAGCTAAAATTTTTTCTAGATTCCTATGGTACTTGGTCTTATTAAAACACTGGTTGGTAGCAGCAATGACCGCCTTCTCAAGCAATACCGCAAGGTCGTTTCTAAGGTAAATGCCCTTGAGGCCAATCTCCAGGCTTTCGACGATTTTGCCTTACAAGCGAAAACTGCCGAATTTAAGCAACGGATTGCCGCCGGTGAGGCTTTGGATGACCTTGCCGCTGAAGCGTTTGCAGTGGTCCGTGAGGCCAGCGTACGGGTCATGAAAATGCGTCATTTTGACGTTCAAATCATGGGAGCCTTGGCCCTTCATCAGGGAAAAATCGCTGAAATGGGTACTGGTGAAGGTAAAACCCTAACCGCAACCTTGGCGGTTTACTTAAATGCACTCTCAGGTAAGGGTGTTCATGTGGTGACTGTGAATGATTACTTGGCAGAACGGGATGCCGAGTGGATGTCTAAGCTCTACACTTTTTTGGGACTGACCGTTGGTATTAATTTGTCGCAAATGAATCATGAGGCCAAGCAAAAAGCCTATGCCGCTGATATCACGTATGGAACTAATAATGAGTTTGGCTTTGATTATTTGCGTGACAACATGGTTCAGGATGTGGCCCAGCGGGTACAGCGCGGCCTCTCCTATGCAATTGTTGACGAGGTTGATTCGATTCTGATTGACGAAGCTCGGACCCCACTTATTATTTCGGGGCAGGCTGAAGACCATACTGATTTATATATCAAGATGAATGCGTTGCCTGCGCATCTTGATCCGCAGGTGGGAGAAGAAAAATCCGATGGTTCGGGCGTGATTAAACCAGGCGATTACTGGGTCGATGAGAAATCCCATCAGGTCTATTTGACTGAGCGTGGCCATGAAAAAGCAGAACAAATCCTGACCCAAATTGGTTTATTGAAAGAGGGCGACTCCCTTTATGCCCCGCAGAATATTAATTTGATGCATCACCTCTACGCAGCCTTACGCGCACACTCTTTGTATCACCGCGATCAACACTACGTGGTTCAGGGTGGTGAGGTCATCATCGTGGATGAGTTCACGGGCCGCTTAATGCAGGGTAGACGTTGGTCGGACGGCTTGCATCAAGCGGTTGAGGCGAAAGAAAAGGTGGGGATTCAGAACGAGAACCAAACGCTTGCCACCATTACCTTCCAGAACTACTTCCGGATGTATCAAAAATTGGCTGGCATGACCGGAACGGCAGATACCGAAGCCTACGAGTTCAAAGAGATCTACGGACTTGAAACGGTGGTGATTCCCCCCAATCGACCTAGCCGTCGACTGGATCGGCAAGATCAAATTTATAAGACCTCGCCCGAGCGCTACGCAGCAGTCACTAAAGACATTAAAGAATGTTATGAACGAGGTCAGCCAGTTCTAGTAGGCACTACTTCCATTGAGAACTCGGAGCTGATTTCTAAATTACTCGATAAAGAAAAGCTTTCTCATCAGGTTCTCAATGCAAAGCAACATGCGCGTGAGGCAGAAATTATTGCTCAAGCGGGTCGACCCAAGATGATTACCATTGCCACCAATATGGCTGGTCGTGGAACCGATATTGTTTTAGGTGGAAATGTCGAGCGGCAATCACTCCTCATTGAAGCCGATGAGTCTCTTGGTGATGCTGAAAAAGCAAAACGGATTCAGCAGTTAAAGGACGAATGGCAGGGACTGCATGATGCAGTCGTCAATGCTGGTGGTCTGCATATTATTGGTACTGAACGACATGAAAGTCGCCGCATCGATAATCAGCTGCGTGGACGTGCCGGACGTCAAGGCGATCCTGGTTCATCGCGTTTCTATCTCTCGTTAGACGATCCTTTATTGCGTATTTTTGCAGGTGATCGTTTACGTGCTGTAATGGATCGCTTAAAGATGCCCGAAGGCGAGCCGATTGAGGCGGGAATGGTAACGCGCTCAATTGAATCTGCTCAGCGAAAAGTAGAAGGACGTAACTTTGATATTCGTAAACAACTGCTCGAATACGATGATGTCGCTAACGATCAACGCAAAGAGACCTATCGACTTCGCAATCAGATTCTTGAAAGTAAAGATATTGGTGACCTGATTGCCAATTTATGCGAAGACGTTTTTACAGCAATTGTCCGCAATTACGTCCCAGTGGAATCGATGGAAGAGCAGTGGGATATCCCCGCTCTTGAGCACCTCTTGGCAAATGAATGGGGAATTACCGTTGATCTTCAAGGGTGGATTGCCAATGCTGATACGGTCGATGACGAAGAAATCGTAACCCGGGTGATTGAAGCGGCAAAGAAGAATTACAAGGCTAAAGAGGAGCTCACGGGCCGTGAGTCGTTTGCTAGCTTTGAGCGTTCGGTGATGCTATATAGCTTAGATATTCACTGGCGTGAGCATTTGGCTGCCTTAGATCGACTGCGCCAAGGAATTCATTTGCGCGGCTATGCCCAAAAAGATCCAAAGCAAGAGTATCGCCGTGAGGCATTTGAGCTCTACGCAGAACTTTTGGATGTGGTGAAAAATGATGTGATTAAGACCGTGTTTACGGTTCAGATTAAAAATGCCTCAGAGCTTGATGAAGCTGCAGAAACCATCGCTGATGATAGCCAAGTAAAAGAGATGCAATTTAAGCATAACCAGTTTGCTGAGGGGGAAAGTATCCCTGTTGAGCAGGTTGAGCATGCAATTGCACCAGCCCCAGTTCGTGATGGCCCAAAAATTGGTCGAAATGATCCTTGCCATTGCGGTAGTGGTAAGAAATACAAGCACTGCCACGGAAAAATTGCTTAATTTGAGGTTTGCCGTTCTAATTTAACGATGGCTGTTAATTTTCCAATCCTTGATCCCAAATCCCTAAGCCCTATTTCTGGGCTGGCCCTTGGGTTTGCGCAGGCTGGTATTAAGCGGGCAAATCGCAAAGATGTTTTGGTAATGCGCCTAGTTCCCGGTTCGGCAGTAGCAGGCGTATTTACCCAAAATCGGTTTTGTGCCGCTCCCGTACAGTTATGTAAACAGCATCTATTGGAGGCTAATCCAATTGAGGCATTGATCGTGAACACCGGTAATGCCAATGCAGGGACTGGTGAAGAGGGACTGCGTCGAGCCTTTCAGACCTGTGAGGTGCTAGCAAAGTCGTTTGGGCTGAGTCCAGAGCAAGTATTGCCCTTTTCAACAGGGGTGATCATGGAGCAACTGCCAGCTGACAAAATTGTGGCTGCGATACCTCAAGCCGTGGCGCAATTATCTGAAGATAATTGGTTTGCAGCAGCCCAAGCGATCATGACCACCGATACCCTGCCGAAGGCGGCTTCGCAGACGATCAATACCGAGCAGGGACCTATTGTTATCACGGGTATTTCAAAAGGGGCCGGCATGATTCAGCCAAATATGGCGACTATGCTGGGTTTTGTGGGGACGAATGTTCAAGTTGATCGAGGCTTACTGCAAGAGCTCACCGCAGAGGCTGCGAACCTGTCATTTAACGCAATCACGATTGATGGCGATACATCAACTAATGATTCTTTCATCGTGATGGCCACCGGCCAATCCCTAATCCGCATTCAGAGTCGCTCTGATCCGCTCTATAGTTTATTTCGAAAGGGTTTAATTGCTATCTCTCAACAGTTAGCGCAGCTGATTGTGCGCGATGGCGAGGGTGCCACTAAATTTATAACAATTTGTGTAAAAGGCGGCAAGAATAGCCTTGAGTGCAAGCAGGTAGCCAAAGCAATTGCACATTCGCCTTTGGTTAAAACTGCGTTTTTTGCAAGCGATCCCAATTTAGGTCGGATCTTGGCTGCGGTGGGCTATGCTGGAATCGATGATCTTGATAGTGGCAAGGTCCAACTCTGGTTGGATGATGTTTGGGTTGCAAAGGATGGTGGTCGACATCCAAACTATCAAGAAGAGCAAGGTCAAGCCGTGATGAAACAATCAGAAATAACCGTCACGGTTGATTTAGGAAGAGGCGATGCGATGGAGACGGTTTGGACCTGCGATTTATCGCATGAGTATGTCTCAATTAACGCTGATTACCGCTCATAAGCAAGTTTTATCATTACGAGAACGTGAACTGTGAATGACAAACTCGATCGCCTTCTAGATCATCTCGAAACATTTTTACCGAAGCCATTGACCGATGCTGAGTGGCAAACCGCTAAGGCGTTTCGTTGGCAGCGTCGCGATAGTATTTTTGGACGAATTGGATTTCTAAAGCCAGTCAAACACATATCCCCAATCTCGTTTCAAGATTTAAAACATATTGATCGCCAGCGCGATGCGATTATTGATAATACCCGGCATTTTGTTGAAAAGAAGCCCGCCAATAATATTTTGTTAACAGGTGCGCGTGGTACTGGTAAGTCCTCATTGATCAAGGCCTGCCTCAATCAATTTGCTTCTCAGGGCTTGCGCTTAGTGGAGGTCGATAAGGATCACTTGGCTGATTTACCAGATATCACCGAGATTCTCGCGGCTCGTCCGGAGCGATTTATCGTGTTTTGTGATGATCTGTCCTTTGAGGATGGCGAGTCTGGATATAAGGCTATGAAGTCTGCCCTAGATGGCTCAA includes:
- the lpxC gene encoding UDP-3-O-acyl-N-acetylglucosamine deacetylase — its product is MLKQKTLAQPIKTVGIGLHSGRKSTLTIKPAPIDFGIQFVRVDMPNAVPIPAHALAVCDTRLASVIQSQGVKVSTVEHLLSACSGLGLDNLLIEVDAEEVPIMDGSAASFLFLIESAGTVEQEAPRKFMVIQKAVEVREGNKLARLEPHFGFKLDFTIDFKHPAVDKTGQRFVVDFAEHAYRSEIGRARTFGFAHEVEALREIGLARGGSLDNAIVLDEHRILNNEELRYDDEFVRHKILDAIGDLYLAGHPIVGAYTAEKSGHALNNALLRKLLDDPSSYSIETFDRASAPAAYLQTPESINA
- the secA gene encoding preprotein translocase subunit SecA: MVLGLIKTLVGSSNDRLLKQYRKVVSKVNALEANLQAFDDFALQAKTAEFKQRIAAGEALDDLAAEAFAVVREASVRVMKMRHFDVQIMGALALHQGKIAEMGTGEGKTLTATLAVYLNALSGKGVHVVTVNDYLAERDAEWMSKLYTFLGLTVGINLSQMNHEAKQKAYAADITYGTNNEFGFDYLRDNMVQDVAQRVQRGLSYAIVDEVDSILIDEARTPLIISGQAEDHTDLYIKMNALPAHLDPQVGEEKSDGSGVIKPGDYWVDEKSHQVYLTERGHEKAEQILTQIGLLKEGDSLYAPQNINLMHHLYAALRAHSLYHRDQHYVVQGGEVIIVDEFTGRLMQGRRWSDGLHQAVEAKEKVGIQNENQTLATITFQNYFRMYQKLAGMTGTADTEAYEFKEIYGLETVVIPPNRPSRRLDRQDQIYKTSPERYAAVTKDIKECYERGQPVLVGTTSIENSELISKLLDKEKLSHQVLNAKQHAREAEIIAQAGRPKMITIATNMAGRGTDIVLGGNVERQSLLIEADESLGDAEKAKRIQQLKDEWQGLHDAVVNAGGLHIIGTERHESRRIDNQLRGRAGRQGDPGSSRFYLSLDDPLLRIFAGDRLRAVMDRLKMPEGEPIEAGMVTRSIESAQRKVEGRNFDIRKQLLEYDDVANDQRKETYRLRNQILESKDIGDLIANLCEDVFTAIVRNYVPVESMEEQWDIPALEHLLANEWGITVDLQGWIANADTVDDEEIVTRVIEAAKKNYKAKEELTGRESFASFERSVMLYSLDIHWREHLAALDRLRQGIHLRGYAQKDPKQEYRREAFELYAELLDVVKNDVIKTVFTVQIKNASELDEAAETIADDSQVKEMQFKHNQFAEGESIPVEQVEHAIAPAPVRDGPKIGRNDPCHCGSGKKYKHCHGKIA
- the ftsZ gene encoding cell division protein FtsZ, producing the protein MEFEMVEQETAGKTIIKVVGVGGAGGNAVQHMIRRNVNGVEFICMNTDAGALQRSQASLNLQLGETGLGAGAKPEVGAASAEQARSRIADALQGAHMVFITAGMGGGTGTGAAPVVAQVAKEMGILTVGVISKPFDFEGVKRLKVAEMGAQELEKHVDSLIVVLNEKLFEVMGEDAEFDKAFACADDVLHNAVSGIAEIINEQGLINVDFEDVKTVMSEQGKAMMGTATVSGMDRARLAAEAAVASPLLEGVDLSGARGVLVNITASRSLKLSETREVMAAIRGYAAEDATVIFGTVYDDSLGDALRVTVVATGLNGSQSLQKDQPQLIWRAATGTNDASPTMTTLGDFAPTSPAAAMSRNVTQASSAMGSATAAPVNPAVDYGQFDVPKVFRNSRESVPPSLGADSSPQAKAMLEKGADYYEIPAFLRKQAD
- a CDS encoding peroxiredoxin; this encodes MIAVGQKLPNATLYEFFDEERDGCSLGPNAFEVDKLTAGKKIVIFALPGAFTPTCSAKHVPGFVEHFDAIKAKGVDEIWCVSVNDPFVMGAWGRDLKVGKKVRMLGDGSAEFTKKLGMEFDLTARGLGVRSQRYAMIVDNGVVKHLALEAPGKFEVSDAANTLKHL